In a genomic window of Stakelama saccharophila:
- a CDS encoding isovaleryl-CoA dehydrogenase: protein MQPTMDFALGETADMIRETTQRFAADKIAPIAAQVDETNKFPRDLWPLMGELGLHGITVEEEYGGLGLGYLEHCVAMEEISRASASIGLSYGAHSNLCINQIRRWGSDEQKRKYLPKLISGEHIGSLAMSEAGSGSDVVSMKLRAERRGNDAYVLNGTKFWITNAPEASTLVVYAKTEPDASAKGITAFLIERDMPGFSVSGKLDKMGMRGSDTAELVFDDCEVPAENVLGEVNQGAKVLMSGLDYERAVLAAGPLGIMQACLDTVLPYVRERSQFGQPIGSFQLVQAKVADMYVALNSARSYVYSVARACDAGKTTRFDAAGAILLASENAVKSALEAIQALGGAGYTKEWPVERLLRDAKLYDIGAGTNEIRRYLIGRELIGV from the coding sequence ATGCAACCGACCATGGACTTCGCGCTCGGCGAAACCGCCGACATGATCCGCGAAACCACGCAGCGCTTCGCCGCCGACAAGATCGCGCCGATCGCGGCGCAAGTGGACGAGACCAACAAATTCCCCCGCGATCTCTGGCCGCTGATGGGCGAGCTGGGCCTGCACGGCATCACGGTGGAGGAGGAGTATGGCGGCCTGGGCCTCGGCTATCTCGAACACTGCGTGGCGATGGAGGAAATCTCGCGCGCCTCGGCGTCGATCGGGCTTTCCTACGGCGCGCACTCCAATCTGTGCATCAACCAGATCCGCCGCTGGGGCAGCGATGAACAGAAGCGGAAATACCTGCCCAAGCTCATCTCCGGCGAGCATATCGGCAGCCTCGCCATGTCGGAAGCCGGCTCCGGCTCCGACGTCGTCTCGATGAAGCTGCGCGCCGAGCGACGCGGCAATGACGCCTATGTCCTGAACGGCACGAAATTCTGGATCACCAACGCGCCGGAAGCCTCGACGCTGGTCGTCTATGCCAAGACCGAGCCGGACGCCAGCGCGAAGGGCATCACCGCCTTCCTGATCGAGCGCGACATGCCCGGCTTCTCCGTTTCCGGAAAGCTCGACAAGATGGGCATGCGCGGCTCGGACACGGCCGAGCTGGTATTCGACGACTGCGAAGTTCCTGCCGAAAACGTGCTGGGCGAGGTCAATCAGGGCGCGAAGGTGCTGATGAGCGGCCTTGATTACGAGCGCGCGGTGCTCGCCGCCGGCCCGCTCGGCATCATGCAGGCCTGCCTCGACACAGTCCTGCCCTATGTCCGCGAACGCAGCCAGTTCGGCCAGCCCATCGGCAGCTTTCAGCTCGTCCAGGCCAAGGTCGCGGACATGTATGTCGCGCTCAATTCGGCGCGGAGCTACGTCTATTCGGTTGCGCGTGCCTGCGACGCGGGAAAAACGACGCGTTTCGATGCGGCGGGCGCGATCCTGCTCGCCTCGGAAAATGCCGTGAAATCAGCGCTGGAGGCGATCCAGGCGCTGGGCGGCGCGGGCTATACGAAGGAATGGCCCGTCGAACGCCTCTTGCGCGACGCGAAACTTTACGACATCGGCGCGGGAACCAATGAAATACGTCGGTATTTGATTGGTCGAGAGCTGATCGGGGTCTGA
- a CDS encoding nuclear transport factor 2 family protein codes for MPPILLLLAAQATPVPPLPPADPGPPPTPEVANVLAPINAMFAGLAAHDASAIRARLLPEGGATVAVEQPDGTRTIRHMGWDEFLAGIKPGDQRLEERLINPAVEVDGDIAMVWGPYVFTVDGAVSHCGVDHFDLVRKDGAWKVLNVTWSQRETGCPGQ; via the coding sequence ATGCCACCCATCCTCCTCCTGCTCGCCGCCCAGGCCACGCCCGTGCCGCCGCTGCCGCCGGCCGACCCCGGCCCGCCGCCGACGCCGGAAGTCGCCAATGTGCTCGCGCCCATCAACGCCATGTTCGCCGGCCTCGCCGCGCATGACGCCTCCGCCATCCGCGCCCGGCTCCTGCCCGAAGGCGGCGCGACTGTCGCGGTGGAGCAGCCGGACGGCACCCGCACCATCCGCCACATGGGCTGGGACGAATTTCTCGCCGGTATCAAACCGGGCGACCAGCGGCTCGAGGAACGCCTGATCAACCCGGCGGTGGAGGTGGACGGCGACATCGCCATGGTCTGGGGCCCCTATGTCTTTACCGTCGACGGCGCGGTGTCGCATTGCGGCGTCGATCATTTCGATCTCGTGCGAAAGGACGGCGCGTGGAAGGTCCTCAACGTCACCTGGTCGCAGCGCGAAACGGGATGTCCGGGCCAATGA
- a CDS encoding GNAT family N-acetyltransferase: protein MTDFTIRDAHGGDLPAVVALLRQDQMGGEDEDPGPPLDPGYRAAFDAIAGDPNQFLFVGEQDGRVVGTFQLSLLPGLLYHGAWRGQIEAVRIDERVRGRGLGEAMMKLALDLCRARGCRIVQLTSNTARTRAHAFYERLGFTKSHVGMKLMLEP, encoded by the coding sequence ATGACCGATTTCACCATCCGCGACGCGCATGGCGGGGACCTGCCGGCCGTCGTCGCCCTGCTCCGGCAGGATCAGATGGGCGGCGAGGACGAGGATCCGGGTCCGCCGCTCGACCCCGGCTACCGCGCCGCGTTCGATGCGATCGCGGGCGATCCGAACCAGTTCCTGTTCGTGGGCGAACAGGACGGCCGCGTCGTCGGCACCTTCCAGCTCAGCCTGCTTCCCGGCCTGCTCTACCACGGCGCCTGGCGCGGCCAGATAGAGGCCGTCCGCATCGACGAACGGGTGCGCGGCCGCGGCCTCGGCGAAGCGATGATGAAGCTCGCCCTCGACCTGTGCCGGGCGCGTGGCTGCCGGATCGTGCAACTGACCTCCAACACCGCCCGCACGCGCGCCCACGCATTCTACGAACGCCTCGGCTTCACGAAGAGCCATGTCGGCATGAAGCTGATGCTGGAGCCATAA
- a CDS encoding hydantoinase B/oxoprolinase family protein yields MAADSNWQFWIDRGGTFTDVVAREPGGTIRSMKLLSENAEQYDDAAVEGIRRITAQAGAALSDVAAVKMGTTVATNALLEHKGEPTLLAITKGFGDALRIGYQDRPDLFAREIRLPDQAYDRVVEIDERVTADGEVLTPLDEDAARADLQRAYDAGLRSIAIVLMHGYRYTDHEKRLEGIARDIGFTQISTGHEVAALVKLVGRGETTVIDAYLSPVLRRYVDRVAGALGDDTQLLFMQSNGGLAEAQSFRGKDAILSGPAGGIVGMAATANSAGIDRVIGFDMGGTSTDVSHHAGEYERTGEAIVAGMRVRAPMLQIHTVAAGGGSICSFDGMRLTVGPESAGADPGPACYRKGGPLTVTDCNVLLGRIQADHFPRVFGPDADQPIDTRAVRKRFEELADEVERATGKRQSPEELAEGFLAIAVAAMANAIKTISVAKGHDLARYTLASFGGAGGQHACLVADTLGIDRVMIHPLAGVLSAFGMGLATQRVMREATVAEPLDGGSERGLETLAALERDASADLAEQGAGTERVERRFKLRYAGADSVLTLPAEPLDTLAARFTERHRTRFGFAQEDTPLVIDSAEVEAIGPALAAEAGFPTGAGADPAIVATHIHGESRDVPLFDREHLPAGWTQDGPAIVVDGSGTTLIAPGWRGEIDDAANLMIARVAARRAVTAAGTEVDPVRLELFNNLFMAIAQQMGVALQQTAYSVNIKERLDFSCAVFDRSGNLVANAPHMPVHLGSMGESIRAVMANRGSSADGRGIRRGDVYALNNPYHGGTHLPDVTVIMPVFATEAATAPDFYVAARGHQADIGGKTPGSMPSDSRTIEEEGILIDDFLLVDEGRFREADLRELLASGPMPARNPDQNAGDIRAQIAACARGANELLRIAGDQGLDVLTAYMGHVQDNAEEMVRQRLARISDGQFRYEMDNGAHVAVAVTVDPQARSARIDFTGSSDQRGDNFNAPFSIVRAALLYVARTLVDEDIPMNDGCLAPFDIVVSENSMLNPAYPAAVVAGNVEVSQVVTDALFGAFRACAAAQGTMNNFTFGDDRYQYYETICGGSGAGEGYAGTSAVQTNMTNSRMTDPEIFETRFPVLLEEFSIRRGSGGAGTWRGGDGTVRRIRFTAPVTASILSNRRKVPPFGLAGGETGAPGRNRVERADGSIEQLESCATVEMRRGDVFIIETPGGGGYGEP; encoded by the coding sequence ATGGCCGCCGACAGCAACTGGCAATTCTGGATCGACCGCGGCGGCACCTTCACCGATGTGGTGGCGCGCGAACCCGGCGGCACGATCCGCTCGATGAAGCTGCTGTCGGAAAATGCCGAGCAATATGACGATGCCGCCGTCGAGGGCATCCGCCGCATCACCGCCCAGGCGGGCGCCGCACTGTCCGATGTCGCGGCGGTCAAGATGGGCACCACGGTCGCCACCAACGCGCTGCTCGAACACAAGGGCGAACCGACGCTGCTCGCGATCACGAAGGGCTTCGGCGATGCCCTGCGCATCGGCTATCAGGATCGCCCCGATCTCTTCGCCCGCGAAATCAGGCTGCCCGACCAGGCCTATGATCGCGTCGTCGAGATCGACGAACGCGTTACGGCGGATGGTGAGGTACTGACCCCGCTCGATGAAGACGCCGCCCGCGCCGACCTGCAACGTGCATACGACGCCGGCCTGCGCAGCATCGCCATCGTCCTGATGCACGGCTACCGCTACACCGATCACGAAAAGCGGCTTGAGGGAATCGCCCGCGACATCGGCTTCACCCAGATCTCCACCGGGCACGAGGTCGCGGCGCTGGTAAAGCTGGTCGGGCGCGGCGAAACCACCGTCATCGACGCCTATCTCTCGCCCGTGCTGCGCCGCTATGTCGACCGCGTGGCCGGCGCGCTCGGCGACGACACGCAACTCCTGTTCATGCAATCGAACGGCGGCTTGGCCGAGGCGCAGTCCTTTCGCGGCAAGGACGCGATCCTGTCCGGCCCGGCCGGCGGCATCGTCGGCATGGCCGCGACCGCCAATTCCGCCGGCATCGACCGTGTCATCGGCTTCGACATGGGCGGCACCTCAACCGACGTTTCGCACCATGCCGGCGAATATGAGCGCACTGGCGAGGCGATCGTCGCCGGCATGCGGGTGCGCGCGCCGATGCTCCAGATCCACACGGTCGCGGCCGGCGGCGGCTCGATCTGTAGCTTCGACGGGATGCGCCTGACGGTCGGTCCCGAATCCGCCGGCGCCGATCCGGGGCCTGCCTGCTATCGCAAGGGCGGCCCGCTGACCGTCACCGACTGCAACGTCCTGCTCGGCCGCATCCAGGCCGACCATTTCCCCCGCGTCTTCGGCCCCGACGCGGACCAGCCGATCGACACCCGAGCGGTACGTAAGCGCTTCGAGGAACTGGCGGACGAGGTCGAGCGCGCCACCGGCAAACGCCAGAGCCCGGAGGAACTGGCCGAGGGCTTTCTGGCCATCGCCGTCGCCGCCATGGCGAACGCGATCAAGACCATCTCCGTTGCCAAGGGCCACGATCTCGCCCGCTACACCCTCGCCAGCTTCGGCGGCGCGGGCGGGCAACATGCGTGCCTCGTCGCGGACACACTCGGCATCGACCGGGTGATGATCCATCCGCTCGCCGGTGTGCTCTCCGCCTTCGGCATGGGGCTGGCGACGCAGCGCGTCATGCGCGAAGCCACCGTCGCCGAACCGCTGGACGGCGGCAGCGAGCGCGGTCTGGAGACGCTCGCGGCGCTCGAACGCGATGCAAGCGCGGATCTTGCCGAACAGGGCGCCGGGACCGAGCGCGTCGAGCGCCGCTTCAAGCTGCGCTACGCAGGCGCCGACAGCGTCCTCACCCTGCCGGCCGAGCCGCTCGATACGCTCGCCGCGCGATTTACCGAGCGCCACCGCACCCGCTTCGGCTTCGCGCAGGAAGACACCCCGCTCGTCATCGACAGTGCAGAGGTCGAGGCGATCGGCCCCGCCCTCGCCGCCGAAGCCGGCTTTCCCACCGGCGCCGGCGCCGATCCGGCCATCGTCGCCACGCACATCCACGGCGAAAGCCGGGACGTGCCGCTGTTCGACCGCGAACACCTTCCCGCCGGCTGGACGCAGGACGGACCGGCGATCGTCGTCGACGGCTCGGGAACCACGCTGATCGCGCCGGGCTGGCGCGGCGAAATCGACGATGCGGCCAACCTGATGATCGCCCGCGTCGCCGCGCGCCGGGCCGTCACCGCCGCCGGGACCGAGGTCGATCCCGTCCGCCTCGAACTCTTCAACAACCTGTTCATGGCGATCGCGCAGCAGATGGGCGTGGCGCTGCAACAGACCGCCTATTCGGTGAACATCAAGGAACGGCTCGACTTCTCCTGCGCGGTCTTCGACCGGTCCGGCAATCTCGTCGCCAACGCGCCGCACATGCCGGTGCATCTCGGCTCGATGGGCGAAAGCATCCGCGCCGTCATGGCAAACCGAGGGAGCAGCGCCGATGGCCGCGGCATCCGGCGCGGCGACGTCTATGCCCTCAACAATCCCTATCATGGCGGCACGCACCTGCCCGACGTGACCGTCATCATGCCCGTCTTCGCCACCGAAGCGGCGACCGCGCCCGACTTCTACGTCGCCGCCCGCGGGCACCAGGCCGATATCGGCGGCAAGACGCCCGGCTCCATGCCCTCGGACAGCCGCACGATCGAGGAGGAAGGCATTTTGATCGACGATTTTCTCCTCGTCGACGAAGGCCGCTTCCGCGAGGCCGACCTGCGCGAGCTGCTCGCCTCCGGCCCCATGCCGGCGCGCAACCCGGATCAGAATGCCGGCGACATCCGCGCCCAGATCGCGGCATGCGCGCGCGGGGCGAACGAGCTACTGCGCATCGCCGGGGATCAGGGGCTCGACGTGCTCACCGCCTATATGGGCCATGTGCAGGACAATGCGGAGGAAATGGTCCGCCAGCGCCTCGCGCGCATCTCCGATGGGCAGTTCCGCTACGAAATGGACAATGGCGCCCATGTCGCCGTCGCGGTTACGGTGGACCCGCAGGCCCGCAGCGCGCGGATCGACTTCACCGGCTCCAGCGACCAGCGCGGCGACAATTTCAACGCGCCCTTCTCGATCGTGCGTGCCGCCCTGCTCTACGTCGCGCGCACGCTGGTGGACGAGGACATTCCGATGAACGACGGCTGCCTCGCTCCGTTCGACATCGTGGTGAGCGAAAATTCCATGCTCAACCCGGCCTATCCGGCCGCCGTCGTCGCCGGCAATGTAGAGGTCAGCCAGGTCGTCACCGACGCGCTGTTCGGCGCCTTCCGCGCCTGCGCCGCCGCGCAGGGGACGATGAACAACTTCACCTTCGGCGACGACCGCTATCAATATTACGAGACGATCTGCGGCGGCTCCGGCGCCGGCGAGGGCTATGCCGGCACGAGCGCCGTGCAGACCAACATGACCAACAGCCGCATGACCGATCCCGAGATTTTCGAGACGCGCTTTCCGGTCCTGCTGGAGGAATTTTCCATCCGCCGCGGCTCGGGCGGCGCGGGCACATGGCGCGGCGGCGACGGCACCGTCCGCCGCATCCGCTTCACCGCGCCCGTCACCGCCAGCATCCTCTCGAACCGCCGCAAGGTGCCGCCCTTCGGCCTTGCCGGCGGCGAAACGGGCGCGCCGGGCCGGAACCGCGTGGAGCGCGCCGATGGAAGCATCGAGCAACTTGAATCCTGCGCTACAGTGGAAATGCGGCGAGGCGACGTTTTCATCATCGAAACGCCCGGCGGCGGCGGCTACGGCGAACCATAG
- a CDS encoding carboxyl transferase domain-containing protein, protein MSGPALDTKIAPDSEGFRANAAHNRHLVEKLRADVAAAAGGGGTRSRERHVGRGKLLPRDRVERLLDAQAPFLEIGQLAAFGMYGGEVPGAGMIAGIGRVSGRLCMIVCNDATVKGGTYYPMTVKKHLRAQEIAAQNRLPCIYLVDSGGANLPHQAEVFPDRDHFGRIFFNQAQMSSQGIPQIACVMGSCTAGGAYVPAMSDESVIVREQGTIFLAGPPLVKAATGEEISAEDLGGGDLHGRRSGVVDHVAENDDHALVIVRDIVATLPAPRDPDIALREPVEPRYAAEELYGLIPQDVRAPYDVHEVIARLVDDSAFHEFKALYGTSLVCGFAHIWGMPVAILANNGVLFSESAVKGAHFIELAQQRRIPLLFLQNISGFMVGGKYEAEGIAKDGAKLVTAVATASVPKVTILIGGSFGAGNYGMCGRAYSPNFLFTWPNSRISVMGGEQAASVLATVHRDADSWSEEEAEAFKNPIRRKYEDEGNPWHATARLWDDGIIDPAETRDVLGLAFAATLGAPIPERPQFGVFRM, encoded by the coding sequence ATGAGCGGCCCGGCACTGGACACGAAGATCGCGCCCGATAGCGAGGGCTTCCGCGCCAACGCCGCGCATAACCGCCATCTGGTCGAAAAGCTGCGCGCCGATGTCGCGGCGGCGGCCGGGGGCGGCGGCACACGCTCGCGCGAACGTCATGTCGGCCGCGGCAAGCTGCTCCCGCGCGACCGGGTCGAACGCCTGCTCGACGCGCAAGCGCCCTTCCTGGAAATCGGTCAGCTCGCCGCCTTCGGCATGTATGGCGGAGAGGTGCCCGGCGCCGGCATGATCGCCGGCATCGGCCGCGTCTCCGGCCGGCTGTGCATGATCGTGTGCAACGACGCGACCGTGAAGGGCGGCACCTATTACCCGATGACGGTGAAGAAGCATCTGCGCGCGCAGGAGATCGCGGCGCAGAACCGCCTGCCGTGCATCTATCTGGTTGATTCCGGCGGCGCCAACCTGCCGCACCAGGCGGAGGTCTTTCCCGACCGCGACCATTTCGGCCGCATCTTCTTCAACCAGGCGCAGATGTCGTCGCAAGGGATTCCCCAGATCGCCTGCGTCATGGGAAGCTGCACCGCCGGCGGCGCCTATGTGCCGGCCATGTCCGACGAAAGCGTCATCGTGCGCGAACAGGGCACCATCTTCCTCGCCGGCCCGCCGCTGGTGAAGGCCGCGACGGGCGAGGAGATCTCGGCCGAGGATCTGGGCGGCGGCGACCTGCACGGACGCAGGTCGGGCGTGGTCGATCACGTCGCCGAAAACGACGATCACGCCCTGGTCATCGTCCGCGACATCGTCGCCACCCTGCCCGCCCCGCGCGACCCCGACATCGCCCTGCGCGAGCCGGTGGAGCCGCGCTACGCGGCCGAGGAACTGTACGGCCTCATTCCGCAGGACGTGCGCGCGCCCTACGACGTGCACGAGGTGATCGCCCGCCTGGTCGACGACAGCGCCTTTCACGAATTCAAGGCGCTGTACGGCACATCGCTGGTCTGCGGCTTCGCCCATATCTGGGGTATGCCGGTCGCGATCCTCGCCAATAACGGCGTGCTGTTCTCCGAAAGCGCGGTGAAGGGCGCGCATTTCATCGAACTCGCGCAACAGCGCCGCATTCCGCTCCTGTTCCTCCAGAACATCTCCGGCTTCATGGTCGGCGGCAAGTACGAGGCGGAGGGCATCGCCAAGGACGGCGCCAAGCTCGTGACGGCGGTGGCGACGGCGAGCGTGCCCAAAGTCACCATCCTGATCGGCGGCAGCTTCGGCGCCGGCAACTACGGCATGTGCGGCCGCGCCTATTCGCCGAATTTCCTGTTCACCTGGCCGAACAGCCGCATCAGCGTGATGGGCGGCGAACAGGCGGCGAGCGTGCTGGCCACGGTCCACCGCGACGCCGATAGCTGGAGCGAGGAAGAAGCGGAGGCGTTCAAGAACCCGATCCGCAGGAAGTATGAAGACGAAGGCAATCCCTGGCACGCCACCGCGCGGCTATGGGATGACGGGATCATCGACCCCGCCGAAACCCGAGACGTCCTGGGCCTGGCCTTCGCCGCCACCCTGGGCGCTCCCATCCCCGAACGCCCGCAGTTCGGCGTCTTCCGGATGTGA
- a CDS encoding GreA/GreB family elongation factor produces the protein MRPRQPAANGERLQQHGAALKHGDGSKWVAQAVAEGMSRAFVKEDSDAPPPPPRPRRISDAPNLVTERGAELIERTVARLEADLADADDTDRPLIERDLDYWRVRKSSMRIMPAPDAPDTVAFGITVTLSRGGRRERLRIVGEDEAEPRSGRIAWTSPLARAIDGLEVGDVTQFVAGGKEQDLEILEIVNAPDA, from the coding sequence ATGCGGCCCCGCCAGCCGGCCGCCAATGGCGAACGGCTACAGCAACACGGCGCGGCACTCAAACACGGCGATGGGAGCAAATGGGTCGCCCAGGCCGTTGCCGAGGGCATGAGCAGAGCATTCGTAAAGGAAGACAGCGACGCGCCGCCGCCCCCGCCGCGCCCGCGCCGGATCAGCGACGCGCCCAATCTGGTGACCGAACGCGGTGCGGAGCTGATCGAGCGGACCGTCGCCCGGCTGGAAGCGGACCTTGCCGACGCCGATGACACCGACCGTCCCCTCATCGAGCGCGACCTCGATTACTGGCGCGTGCGCAAGAGCAGCATGCGTATCATGCCCGCGCCCGACGCGCCCGATACGGTCGCGTTCGGCATTACCGTGACCCTCTCGCGCGGCGGTCGGCGCGAACGCCTGCGGATCGTGGGCGAGGACGAGGCGGAACCGCGCTCGGGCCGCATCGCCTGGACGTCGCCGCTCGCCCGCGCGATCGACGGGCTGGAGGTCGGCGACGTCACGCAATTCGTCGCGGGCGGGAAGGAACAGGACCTCGAAATCCTGGAAATCGTGAACGCCCCCGACGCCTGA
- a CDS encoding MaoC family dehydratase, with product MPGRYFDEWQVGDRITHALRRTVTDTDNVMVTTLTHNPQPLHLDAEYAGETEFGRVVVNGIFTFGLMVGISVGDTTLGTLVANLGYDAVKMPKPVFVGDTLRAETEVIELRPSRSRPGQGIVTFRHRMVNQRGEEVCTCTRAALLRSRPD from the coding sequence ATGCCCGGACGCTATTTCGACGAATGGCAGGTCGGCGATCGCATCACCCACGCCCTGCGCCGCACCGTGACCGACACCGACAACGTCATGGTCACCACCCTCACCCACAACCCGCAACCGCTCCACCTCGACGCCGAATATGCCGGCGAAACGGAATTCGGCCGGGTGGTGGTGAACGGCATCTTCACCTTCGGCCTGATGGTCGGCATTTCGGTGGGCGACACCACGCTCGGCACGCTCGTCGCCAATCTCGGCTATGACGCGGTCAAGATGCCGAAGCCCGTCTTCGTCGGCGATACGCTGCGCGCCGAGACGGAAGTGATCGAACTCCGCCCGTCCAGGTCCCGCCCCGGCCAGGGCATTGTCACCTTCCGCCACCGCATGGTGAACCAGCGCGGTGAGGAGGTATGCACCTGCACCCGCGCGGCGCTGCTCAGGTCGCGGCCGGACTGA
- a CDS encoding acetyl/propionyl/methylcrotonyl-CoA carboxylase subunit alpha yields the protein MIRSLLIANRGEIACRIIRTARALGIHTVAVYSDADAHAMHVRDADEAVHIGPSAAAESYLVGERVIAAAKETGAQAINPGYGFLSENADFADAVSDAGLVWVGPSAKSIRAMGLKDAAKKLMQEAGVPTTPGYLGEDQSPDVLKREADRIGYPVLIKAVAGGGGKGMRRVDDAAEFADMLTSCKREAASSFGDDRVLIEKYILSPRHIEVQIFGDTHGNVVHLFERDCSLQRRHQKVIEEAPAPGMSDEARAEICAAAVRAAKAVDYVGAGTIEFIADASEGLRGDRTWFMEMNTRLQVEHPVTEAITGQDLVEWQLRIASGEPLPCAQDELTIEGHAIEARLYAEDPASGFLPSTGQLRVLDLPHDLARIDAGVAADDRVSPFYDPMIAKMIVHAEDRDMAIHGLADAIDEARIWPVKTNAAFLRRCLLSEGFRTAGMTTGYIGDHIDDLAYTPEPGDAHWRVAAMARGEIDGSLIPEVGAGVWQAMTGFRLNAAPAHRVAVVHRGELRTVDVAEGDDFVAWTIDRDGIVTFEHGNAFLFQTPRALVGAGAASADGAILAPMPGKVIAVEVAEGDGVTKGQKLLTLEAMKMEHSLIAPFDGTVSELNVSVGGQVEDGALLALVEAGNSEP from the coding sequence ATGATCCGTTCGCTGCTCATCGCCAATCGCGGCGAGATCGCCTGCCGCATCATCCGCACCGCAAGGGCGCTCGGCATCCATACGGTCGCGGTCTATTCCGACGCCGACGCGCATGCGATGCACGTGCGCGACGCCGACGAGGCCGTGCATATCGGCCCGTCCGCCGCGGCCGAATCCTATCTGGTGGGTGAGCGCGTGATCGCCGCGGCGAAGGAGACGGGGGCGCAGGCCATCAATCCCGGCTACGGCTTCCTTTCCGAAAATGCCGATTTCGCGGATGCGGTCTCGGATGCCGGTCTGGTCTGGGTCGGCCCCTCGGCCAAGAGCATCCGCGCCATGGGGCTGAAGGATGCCGCCAAGAAGCTGATGCAGGAGGCGGGCGTTCCCACCACGCCCGGTTATCTCGGAGAGGACCAGTCGCCGGACGTGTTGAAGCGGGAGGCCGACCGCATCGGCTATCCGGTGCTTATCAAGGCGGTCGCCGGCGGCGGCGGCAAGGGGATGCGCCGCGTCGACGATGCGGCCGAATTCGCCGACATGCTCACCTCGTGCAAGCGCGAGGCGGCGTCCTCCTTCGGCGACGACCGGGTGCTGATCGAGAAATATATCCTCTCGCCCCGTCATATCGAGGTGCAGATCTTCGGCGACACGCACGGCAATGTCGTCCACCTGTTCGAGCGCGACTGCTCGCTGCAGCGCCGCCACCAGAAGGTGATCGAGGAAGCGCCCGCGCCGGGCATGAGCGACGAGGCACGCGCCGAAATCTGCGCCGCCGCAGTCCGCGCGGCGAAGGCGGTCGACTATGTCGGCGCCGGCACGATCGAGTTCATCGCCGACGCCTCGGAAGGACTGCGCGGCGACCGCACCTGGTTCATGGAGATGAACACTCGGCTGCAGGTCGAACATCCGGTGACGGAGGCGATCACCGGGCAGGACCTGGTCGAATGGCAGCTCCGCATCGCCAGCGGCGAACCCCTGCCCTGCGCCCAGGATGAACTCACCATCGAGGGCCATGCTATAGAGGCCCGCCTCTATGCCGAGGACCCGGCGAGCGGCTTCCTCCCCTCGACCGGGCAACTCCGCGTGCTCGACCTGCCGCACGATCTCGCCCGAATCGATGCCGGCGTCGCCGCCGACGACCGCGTCTCGCCCTTCTACGATCCCATGATCGCCAAGATGATCGTTCATGCCGAGGACCGCGACATGGCCATCCATGGCCTTGCCGATGCGATCGACGAGGCGCGCATCTGGCCGGTCAAGACCAACGCAGCCTTCCTGCGCCGCTGCCTGCTGAGCGAAGGTTTCCGCACCGCCGGCATGACCACCGGCTATATCGGCGATCATATCGACGACCTCGCTTATACGCCCGAACCGGGGGATGCTCACTGGCGCGTCGCGGCCATGGCGCGGGGCGAAATCGACGGCAGCCTGATCCCGGAAGTCGGCGCGGGCGTCTGGCAGGCGATGACGGGCTTCCGCCTCAACGCCGCGCCGGCACACCGCGTCGCTGTCGTCCATCGCGGCGAGTTGCGCACCGTCGATGTCGCCGAAGGCGACGATTTCGTCGCCTGGACGATCGACCGCGACGGCATCGTCACCTTCGAACACGGCAACGCCTTCCTGTTCCAGACGCCGCGCGCGCTGGTCGGCGCCGGCGCCGCCTCGGCCGATGGCGCGATCCTGGCGCCGATGCCGGGCAAGGTGATCGCGGTCGAAGTGGCCGAGGGCGACGGCGTCACCAAGGGCCAGAAGCTCCTCACGCTCGAAGCGATGAAGATGGAGCACAGCCTGATCGCCCCGTTCGACGGCACCGTGTCCGAACTCAATGTCAGCGTCGGCGGCCAGGTCGAAGACGGCGCGCTGCTGGCGCTGGTCGAGGCCGGGAATAGCGAACCGTGA
- a CDS encoding endonuclease domain-containing protein, translating to MLRNQAPKARTRAVTRARSLRRQMTLPEVLLWQVLRARPFGLKFRRQSAAGPYVLDFYCSDARLAIEVDGEAHSGPAPAARDARRDAFFAAKGIHTLRVPARDVLHDVGTTVDAIVAACRVRLPLHHPASPGGPPPRDELGED from the coding sequence ATGCTGAGAAACCAGGCGCCGAAAGCGCGAACCAGAGCCGTCACGCGCGCACGGTCGTTGCGGCGGCAAATGACGCTGCCGGAGGTGTTGCTGTGGCAGGTGCTGCGCGCTCGTCCGTTCGGTTTGAAGTTTCGGCGGCAAAGCGCTGCGGGGCCGTACGTGCTCGATTTCTATTGCAGCGATGCACGGCTGGCGATCGAGGTGGATGGGGAGGCGCATTCCGGACCCGCGCCCGCGGCGCGTGATGCTCGGCGTGACGCGTTCTTTGCGGCAAAGGGTATCCACACATTGCGCGTTCCGGCCCGCGACGTGCTGCACGATGTCGGGACGACCGTCGATGCCATCGTTGCCGCCTGTCGGGTGCGCTTGCCCCTCCACCACCCGGCTTCGCCGGGCGGTCCCCCTCCCCGAGACGAGCTCGGGGAGGATTGA